Genomic segment of Mucilaginibacter sabulilitoris:
ATAAGCGTACCCGAGGCGTTATAAATGTTTAGCTCAATATTGGTGTATGAATCATACTTACGGTTATAAGGCAATGCAAGTATAGCATCATCATCTCCCTTGTCATTAAGTATGGTTACAATGCTATGCTCTTTTGTTATTTGCTTACCGGCATCTTTTATAGTGGTTTCACGGGCTTCATAACGGACTACAACGTTAGCGTCTTCTTTCAATGAATCGGGAATAGCCGAGGCGATATACAGATCTTTGGGAAGGTTTTTATCCTGGCTGTAGCCCTGATTATATAGTGTGCATAAGGCCGCTACGGTAAGTAGCAGCCTGTTATAATTTTTAGTAAACATAAGGTTATCAGGATTTTTTGAGTACAACCTGCTCATTAAGCATTTCGTACATTTTTTTACAAAATTCATGGAACTCGGCATAGTTCTCTTTAAAGTACATGGATTGCTTAAAGTCGACACTCAGCCTTATCATAACAGAACCATCCTGCTCTGCAATGATGCGCCTGAAAACAATACTCTTATCTGGTATCATCATGCTCAGGCTTTTTGGCAGCGCATCAACCTTATATCCGGCGGGCAATTTAAAAATGCCGGTAATGTTGTAATTATCGCGGTAACCGAAATCAATATCGGTTACCCGGTTCTCGTTTAAAAACGGATTGGTTTTAAGATCGGTAAATAAATTGGAGTTAAAATAAATGTAATTATCATCGGCCCCGGTGAGGTCCAGGTTGAAGTCCATTTTTTGCCTTAGCGGCAGTGTATCTACATCCATGTTCTCAAACGTAACCGAGGCTATTTTCATGTTGTTATTATCATCACGCAAAAAGTCGATATATTTTTTTTCGCCATCGGTTTTATATTTCTTAACACAGTTTATGCGGTTGTAAGCAAAGCTGCTGATGTCGGCCGAACCCGTCATTTTGCCTTCGGGTTTTATTTCGGCATTTATCAAAACGATCTGCCTTACGGGGTCCTTGTCTTGTAAAAAAGCAAGGTCATAAACCTTATCGACTTTATTAACATATAAACCAAAAGAGTTAAGGAAGTTATTGGGTACCTGGTTGTAGATATTGTATTTGCTGGTAGCATCAAGCACATAGTATTTATTACTATCAACCGGGATGTAGGCTACGGCACTGTTAAACTGGTACGAGCTTGGATAACCAGGGTTAACATGGCCATGCTTACGGGTACTTACCAGCATAGGGTATACTTGTAACCCTGTTTTCTTCAACAGGTGTGTCAGGATCAGGTTAACCTCGGCAGAGTTGCCCACCTTTTTTTCCCAGGCTTTTACGGTGCCATCGTTGGCATAACGGGCGTATACATCATTCCATTTAACGGTGTTTTTAACCTCATTAAAAATATAAGCTATCTTTTCATCATCCGTTTTTAAGCTTTTTGCTTTGGTGATAATGGCTTCTTCGTCGGCGAGTTTACGGTTTAGCTGACCGCCAAAATCTTCATCATCAGCCCAGCTTTCGCCAACTTTAGTCCACGAGTCTTGAAAAGTATGGGTGAAGCCATTGGTTGGCCTTATACTTAACAGCTGGAAAAGTATACGCTCGGAGTTATCATCACGGGAGCCCATAAACGGCTCATCTCGTAATGAAGGAATATTGGCTAGGGCCAATGTATGTGTATTTGAAGAGTTGGTTTTATCAACTACATAAGGATAATGTACATTTACCAATCTTTTATAATACAAGATATCCGGAACATTAGTGGCTAATTCGCTATACCGGGTTGGTAAATGACTTTGAAAATACCAGTCTGGAAAATCGGCTACGGAGTTGGCGGTGAGGCGGTATTTAAACTCAATAACCGAACCTGGTTTTACATTTGGAAATGAAAAAACCATGGCCGAGTAGTATTTATCAACCACTTCGGTAAATATCTGTTTTTTATCAACCTTGGTAATTTCAACAGTGCCGTTGTTTGAGTTAATAGTTTGCGCCTGCAAGCCGCTTATATATTCGGCCCGGTTGGCGCTGTAATACTCAATGCGAATGTTGGCTTCGCTTTTGCCGTTGTCATTAAAAATTTTAATGCGTTTATGGCGTTCGGTTACAACATTATAAGTTTGGTCAAAGTAAACCTCGCCCTTGTCAAACAGGATTTCGGCGTTTGCATCCTTCTCAAAGTCGCAGGCTTTCAATTCCAGATCGGCTTTATCAATTTTTCCGAAGGCTTGTGCGGTGGGTGCAGTGGCAGGCGTTTGCGCTTTGGCTGTAAAAGCCAATGCTCCCGCAAAAAGCAGAGTAAAGGTTTTATTCATGTGATAAGGTTTAAGAATATTTAAATTAATGTACAAATATGAAAATAAAAAAAACAATTTTATTTAATATTTGTATGGGTTTGATTTGTTGTAAAGCAAATTTACGATTTTGTATAATCCGGGCTGGTTTGATGATCTTTACAGCGCAGCGCAACTATTAAACACTGTCTCACACAAATAGCCATATTTAATTTATATATTGCTTTATATGTAACTTTGGCACCTGAGTTAAGGTTGCAAGGTTAATTATATGCCATTTATTAAACTGGCGCTTTGATTGATAATAGATAATTAATGAAACAAAAATTTTATGATACTGCTGTGAAGCAGGAACGAGCTGTTTTGGTTGGTGTAATGACACCGCATGAAACCGAGGAACAGGAGAAGGAGTATTTAGAGGAACTGGAATTTTTGGTGGCTACTGCCGGCGGCCAAACCGTTAAAAGCTTTACCCAAAAACTGCAGCGGCCGGATAGGGCTACTTTTGTTGGCTCGGGTAAGCTGGAAGATATTAAGGCTTTTGTAACCGAGGAAGAGATTGATATAGTTGTATTTGACGATGAACTGTCGCCGTCGCAACTGCGCAATATTGAGCGCGAATTACAGGTGAAAATACTCGACCGCAATAACCTTATACTTGATATTTTTGCCAATCGTGCACAAACCGCGCAGGCCAAAACACAGGTTGAACTTGCCCAGCTGCAATATTTGCTGCCCCGCCTTACTCGTTTATGGACCCACCTGGAACGGCAGAAGGGTGGTATTGGTATGAGGGGCCCGGGTGAGTCGCAGATTGAGACCGACAGGCGCTTGATCCTGAATAAAATATCGCTGCTTAAAGAACGGTTGAAACAGATTGATAAGCAGAACGAAACACAGCGCAAAAATCGTAACCAGATGGTGCGTGCTGCCCTTGTGGGTTATACCAACGTAGGCAAATCAACCATCATGAACATGATTTCCAAATCGGAAGTGTTTGCCGAAAATAAGCTGTTTGCTACGCTTGACACTACCGTGCGCAAGGTGGTGATTGAAAATGTACCCTTCCTGCTTTCGGATACGGTAGGGTTTATCCGCAAGCTGCCCCATCATTTGGTAGAGTGTTTTAAATCTACGCTTGACGAAGTGCGCGAGGCCGATATCCTGGTACACGTGGTCGATATTTCGCACCCTAACTTTGAAGATCAGATACGTACCGTAAACGAAACCCTGAAAGATATTGGCGCCATAGATAAACGGATGATTACTGTGTTTAACAAAATAGATGCCTTTAAACCCGAGGAACACCAGGTTGAACCACAAACCGAACCGCTTACTTTGGATGATTTTAAACACAGCTGGATGGCTAAAAATAACAGTCCGGCTATATTTATATCGGCTACAAAAAAGGAAAATGTTGACGAGTTCAGAGAACTGCTTTACAACGAGGTAAAAGCCATTCATGTTGAACGGTACCCTTATGATCAGTTGCTTTATTGATTGCTAAACCGTTAATCAACAAGGTAACAATGGGTAAAGCTTTTATATCAATAGTATTAACATTTATAATGGTGTTGGCATATGTGGCTGGTAATGCACAGGCACGCAGCGGTATAGGTGTTGGTTTGGGCGTCAACGTGCCATTTGCTACAGGTTACAGCCCCGGCATTGATTTAAACGTACAGGGTAATATACGCCTGAACAACAGGTTTGCGCTGGTACCCTCATTAGGCGTAAAACAAATAAAGGGCGATAATGCCATTATCCATGAAGGGTATCAGGGATACAGTAGCTACACCCGGGGCGATTTGGGAGGTATAGCCCTTGCCTTTAGCGTAAAATATTATTTTAGTGATCAGTGGTTTACAAGCGCGGGAATAGTAGCGACCATTCATCCCGATAGGTCCAGCAGTGGCGGTACGCTCGCCCTTGGCTATCAGGTACCCATTGATAACAAAAACAATGTAGAGTTTAACCTGAATGGTACACTGCTTACGTGGTCCCGAACCAGTGGCAGCACTCATGTACCTGTAGCAGGTTTAAGAGTAGCCTATAATTTTGATTTCAGGAGCCATTAAACGGGCGAGACCTCATGCCGAACTTCTTTCGGCATCTCACGAGCAAGGGATGTGGCATAATGGTTATCTGCCCTGAGAGATCCTGAAACAAGTTCAGGATGACAGTCGGTGATTAAAATCGCCATAAAAAAGACAGCTGTTCGCGGTTACAGGAGTTTTTGCACTAAAATGTTAATGTGTTTATTATCAGCGTGTTCATGGATGTTTACGGTGTTCATGCAGTCGTGAACATGAACACGCTATCTTTAAACAGCCTGCGGAGTTAAAAACAATTCCGCCTTTATAGCCGGAATAGTTTGATTTTCTAATGCTGTATCAAAAAGCAGCTTAATAGCTTTTCTGCCTTCCTCGCCCAGGTCAACCGAATATTTATTTACGTACAATTCAATGTGTTTGTACATCACTTCCTCGCTCATTTCCTGTGCGTGTGACCGTATAAACTCTAATCCCGATTTTGGATTGGCAAAAGCAAACTCTACCGATTTACGCAAAACCCTGTTCAGTTTATGCTGAACATCAATAGGTAAATTGCGATTTGCAACAATGCCGCCAAGTGGTATGGCGCAGCCGGTTTGTTTTTCCCAGTAATCGCCCAGATCAATGATCTTTTTAAGACCCTTGTCCTGATAGGTGAAGCGGTTTTCATGGATAATAAGGCCAACATCAACACGACCCTCCAGTACAGCGTTTTCAATGTCAGAAAATACGAGCTCAACCTTGTTGGTAGCCTTCGGAAATGCGTAACCCAATAAAAAATTGGCGGTAGTATACTTGCCGGGGATACCTATTAACGGATTTCGGATTTCGGATTTACTATTTCTGATTTGACCCTCTTTTAAATCCGAAATCGAAATTTCGACATCCGAAATCAAAAGTGGTCCTACACCGTAGCCGAGGGCGCTGCCTGCGTCAAGCAGCACGTATTTATCGGCCACATACGCAAAGGCATGGTAGCTGAGTTTGGTTACATCCAGTTCGCCGCGAAAGGCTTTCTGGTTAAGGGTTTCCACATCGTCATAAAAAACCTCAAACTCCAGGCCTTCGGTATCAATCTTATGATGTATTAAAGCGTCAAAAATAAAAGTATCATTAGGGCAGGGCGAAAAGCCAAGTGTTAGTTTCATAAGTGTGTGTGTTGCGGGGTTCGTGTTGCGTGGTTCGTGGTTCGTGGTTTGTATGTTATACTCAGGCCAACACGAACCCCGCTCCCCGCAACACGAACCCTCAATTAATTATCAATGATCCGGTTAACCAGTTCAATGGCAAAGTTATTTAGATTTTTAATGGCGAGTTGTATATCCCAGTTGTCGCGGTTGCGTTTTTCCACATAATTTGACACTGCCCTGATTTGCAGGCACGCAATATTGAACTGGCGGCAGGCATAAAAAAAAGCTGCGCCCTCCATAGTCTCAATCTGAGGGTTCAGACGGCGCTGCACTTTTTTAATTGATTCCTCATTGCCGTGTACCGTATTTACAGTAATTGCATTTGCCTTGGCCAGGTAAAGGCTATTGCAAACCTGCTCCAGTGTAGTAGTAGGCTTAAACGTGTTTTCGCCAAAGCCAAGTGTGGTAATAGGTATGAAGTCCTGATCGTCTTCGGCGCCGGTTTCGGCAAAGGTATCTTCGGTTATTTCAACAACATAGCCTGGGGTAATTTCCCGGTCGAAACTACCCGCTATGCCGAGGTTGATCACCAGATCATATTTATGCAGGTTAAACTGCCGCCCCATGGCAAAGGCAGTAGGCACCATACCCGCGCCGGTTATCAGTATATCAAGCCTTTTGCCAAAGCTATTTGCTAAAGGTTCAACTTCAAATGCTGTGGCTGCAACTATTAATATAAGCATATTGCTTTTTTTTAACGATACCAGCCTCACCTAAACGGCAAAGCCCTCATGAGCACTAAATAAACATAAATAGCGAATAATCCTCTCCAAAGGAGCGGACTTTAACTTCACTTTTTAAACCCTCTCCTTTGGAGAGGGCAGGGTGAGGCCAAATATTGCTTTTTTTGAGTGCTAAGATAAAACAACTCAGCTATTTTTGTTTTGTATATTTGCACCCACGATTATTATGATGATACATATAACGCGCAAAGAACATTTTAATGCCGCTCACCGGATGTACCGTGAGGAATGGAGCGCTGAAAAAAATAATGAGGTATTTGGCAAATGCGCCAACCCTAACTGGCATGGGCATAATTACAACCTGTTTGTAACCGTTAAAGGCGAAGTTACGCATGCGACAGGCTATTTAATTGACCTGAAAGAGCTCAAAACTATCATTAACGATTATGTTATTGAAAAGCTCGACCATAAAAACATCAATAAGGATGTTGAGTTTATGGCTGGTAAAATGGCTTCGACAGAGTTGCTGTGTATAGAAATATTTAAGCAGCTTAAAGCGCCTATTGAAGCTTATGAGGGTGTTTTTCTGCACTCGGTTAAATTGTATGAAACCGAAAACAATTCTGCCGAGTACTTTGGCGGATAACTTGAAAAGATGATAGATAAAGAGAACCTCCCGCATCGCGATGATGACGATGATTTGGATGGATATACCAAAGTTGACCGTTATAACCCCGCTTTGATCCAGAACCTTTCTGGTCATTACCATGATGTTTTAAAGCAAATTGGCGAAAATCCAGAACGGGAAGGCTTGTTAAAAACCCCCGAACGTATGGCTAAAGCTATGCTTTACCTTACCCATGGTTATGATCTTGATGCTAAAGAGATCATGAACTCGGCCATGTTTAAGGAAGAGTACAGCCAGATGGTTATTGTAAAGGATATTGAGGTGTACTCCATGTGCGAGCACCACATGCTGCCATTTTTCGGTAAGGCACACATTGCTTATATACCCAATGGCTATGTAGTTGGCCTGAGTAAAATACCGCGTATAGTTGATGTTTTTGCCCGCCGCCTGCAGGTACAGGAACGCCTTACTAACGAAATTCGTGATTGTATACAGGATACCTTAGGCCCCATTGGCGTAGGTGTAGTTATTGAGTGCCGCCATTTGTGTATGAGCATGCGGGGAGTGCAAAAGCAAAACTCAGTAACCACCACATCGGCATTTACAGGTGAGTTTTTAAAAGAAAAAACCCGCACAGAATTTTTAAATTTGATATCAGCAAAATTGGGGTAAGCCCCCCGGCCCCCTGAAGGGGGAGCGTGAGAGAAAATAAACTAAATTATAAACAATTAATAACAAATTCCCCCTTTAGGGGGTTAGGGGGCTATGAAAGCATATATTTTTCCGGGCCAGGGTGCTCAGTTTCCAGGCATGGGTAAAGATCTGTACGAACAGTCAGAAAAAGCCCGTGAATTATTTGAAAAGGCAAACGAAATTTTAGGTTTCCATATTACCAACGTTATGTTTGATGGTACAGCCGAAGATCTTGTTCAAACTAATGTTACGCAACCTGCCATATTTCTGCATTCAGTTATTTTAGCAGCTGTTTTGGGTGATGATTTTAAACCCGAAATGGTTGCCGGTCATTCATTAGGTGAGTTTTCGGCATTAGTGGCAGCAGGGGCTTTATCATTTGAGGACGGTTTGCGTTTAGTAGCTGCCCGGGCCAATGCTATGCAAAAAGCCTGTGAATTGCAACCATCAACCATGGCCGCAATTTTAGGACTGGATGATTTTACTGTTGAAGATATCTGCCAGCAGGTAACAGAAGTTGTGGTAACCGCAAATTATAATTGTCCAGGGCAACTCGTAATTTCAGGCAGTATTGCCGGTATTGACGAGGCCTGTGAAAAA
This window contains:
- a CDS encoding DUF3857 domain-containing protein codes for the protein MNKTFTLLFAGALAFTAKAQTPATAPTAQAFGKIDKADLELKACDFEKDANAEILFDKGEVYFDQTYNVVTERHKRIKIFNDNGKSEANIRIEYYSANRAEYISGLQAQTINSNNGTVEITKVDKKQIFTEVVDKYYSAMVFSFPNVKPGSVIEFKYRLTANSVADFPDWYFQSHLPTRYSELATNVPDILYYKRLVNVHYPYVVDKTNSSNTHTLALANIPSLRDEPFMGSRDDNSERILFQLLSIRPTNGFTHTFQDSWTKVGESWADDEDFGGQLNRKLADEEAIITKAKSLKTDDEKIAYIFNEVKNTVKWNDVYARYANDGTVKAWEKKVGNSAEVNLILTHLLKKTGLQVYPMLVSTRKHGHVNPGYPSSYQFNSAVAYIPVDSNKYYVLDATSKYNIYNQVPNNFLNSFGLYVNKVDKVYDLAFLQDKDPVRQIVLINAEIKPEGKMTGSADISSFAYNRINCVKKYKTDGEKKYIDFLRDDNNNMKIASVTFENMDVDTLPLRQKMDFNLDLTGADDNYIYFNSNLFTDLKTNPFLNENRVTDIDFGYRDNYNITGIFKLPAGYKVDALPKSLSMMIPDKSIVFRRIIAEQDGSVMIRLSVDFKQSMYFKENYAEFHEFCKKMYEMLNEQVVLKKS
- the hflX gene encoding GTPase HflX; the protein is MKQKFYDTAVKQERAVLVGVMTPHETEEQEKEYLEELEFLVATAGGQTVKSFTQKLQRPDRATFVGSGKLEDIKAFVTEEEIDIVVFDDELSPSQLRNIERELQVKILDRNNLILDIFANRAQTAQAKTQVELAQLQYLLPRLTRLWTHLERQKGGIGMRGPGESQIETDRRLILNKISLLKERLKQIDKQNETQRKNRNQMVRAALVGYTNVGKSTIMNMISKSEVFAENKLFATLDTTVRKVVIENVPFLLSDTVGFIRKLPHHLVECFKSTLDEVREADILVHVVDISHPNFEDQIRTVNETLKDIGAIDKRMITVFNKIDAFKPEEHQVEPQTEPLTLDDFKHSWMAKNNSPAIFISATKKENVDEFRELLYNEVKAIHVERYPYDQLLY
- a CDS encoding menaquinone biosynthesis family protein; translated protein: MKLTLGFSPCPNDTFIFDALIHHKIDTEGLEFEVFYDDVETLNQKAFRGELDVTKLSYHAFAYVADKYVLLDAGSALGYGVGPLLISDVEISISDLKEGQIRNSKSEIRNPLIGIPGKYTTANFLLGYAFPKATNKVELVFSDIENAVLEGRVDVGLIIHENRFTYQDKGLKKIIDLGDYWEKQTGCAIPLGGIVANRNLPIDVQHKLNRVLRKSVEFAFANPKSGLEFIRSHAQEMSEEVMYKHIELYVNKYSVDLGEEGRKAIKLLFDTALENQTIPAIKAELFLTPQAV
- the mqnB gene encoding futalosine hydrolase; this translates as MLILIVAATAFEVEPLANSFGKRLDILITGAGMVPTAFAMGRQFNLHKYDLVINLGIAGSFDREITPGYVVEITEDTFAETGAEDDQDFIPITTLGFGENTFKPTTTLEQVCNSLYLAKANAITVNTVHGNEESIKKVQRRLNPQIETMEGAAFFYACRQFNIACLQIRAVSNYVEKRNRDNWDIQLAIKNLNNFAIELVNRIIDN
- a CDS encoding 6-pyruvoyl trahydropterin synthase family protein, with the translated sequence MIHITRKEHFNAAHRMYREEWSAEKNNEVFGKCANPNWHGHNYNLFVTVKGEVTHATGYLIDLKELKTIINDYVIEKLDHKNINKDVEFMAGKMASTELLCIEIFKQLKAPIEAYEGVFLHSVKLYETENNSAEYFGG
- the folE gene encoding GTP cyclohydrolase I FolE, whose amino-acid sequence is MIDKENLPHRDDDDDLDGYTKVDRYNPALIQNLSGHYHDVLKQIGENPEREGLLKTPERMAKAMLYLTHGYDLDAKEIMNSAMFKEEYSQMVIVKDIEVYSMCEHHMLPFFGKAHIAYIPNGYVVGLSKIPRIVDVFARRLQVQERLTNEIRDCIQDTLGPIGVGVVIECRHLCMSMRGVQKQNSVTTTSAFTGEFLKEKTRTEFLNLISAKLG
- the fabD gene encoding ACP S-malonyltransferase, with amino-acid sequence MKAYIFPGQGAQFPGMGKDLYEQSEKARELFEKANEILGFHITNVMFDGTAEDLVQTNVTQPAIFLHSVILAAVLGDDFKPEMVAGHSLGEFSALVAAGALSFEDGLRLVAARANAMQKACELQPSTMAAILGLDDFTVEDICQQVTEVVVTANYNCPGQLVISGSIAGIDEACEKALAAGAKRALKLKVGGAFHSPLMEAARVELEAAIVATEINRPVCTIYQNIDAKPYTDPALIKQNLIAQLTGPVRWTQTVKHMLEDGATSFTEVGPGKVLQGLVKKVDMAVPTSSAVLQ